From a single Collimonas pratensis genomic region:
- a CDS encoding cytochrome P450: protein MINEAFLQDPYPAYHALRAEGALHWSPEFCGGAWLLTGHADVASVLRDPRFSVRRAGGWANSSGPEALTELREFKRIFSRSLLFVDAPQHTRLRQVMNAGFKPAALQELAPQIQNIVDRLLDKVLADAAAPPSGQFAEFAQFAQFDFMRDFARPLPALVIASMLGIAAEDRSEFVAWSDDIAAFIGSPTPTLEIARAAQVSLIAMNEYFRQLLPQRRAALGDDLMSQLIRAEATGGIITTKELLAQCCTLLFAGHETTRNLLGNGMLALLQHPQQWQTLQADPALLPSALKELLRFDSPVQYTGRRLKVDVEMHGQLMKKGDLVIPLIGAANRDPAKFSEPDRLDIRRNEGAHLSFGYGPHVCIGATLTYLEAEIAMRSVMQRLPQLRLAGSMQSWGGNAVYRSLNALPLQFAHPAAAAGAPVVETAAKTVAEAVHA from the coding sequence ATGATTAACGAAGCTTTTTTACAAGACCCCTATCCCGCCTATCACGCCCTGCGTGCCGAGGGCGCGCTGCACTGGAGCCCGGAGTTCTGTGGAGGCGCCTGGCTGCTGACCGGCCACGCCGATGTCGCCAGCGTGCTGCGCGACCCGCGCTTCTCGGTGCGGCGTGCCGGCGGCTGGGCCAACAGCAGCGGGCCGGAAGCGCTGACCGAACTGCGCGAATTCAAACGCATCTTTTCGCGTTCGCTGCTGTTCGTCGATGCTCCCCAGCACACGCGCCTGCGGCAGGTGATGAACGCCGGTTTCAAGCCGGCCGCCCTGCAAGAACTGGCGCCACAGATACAAAATATTGTCGACCGTCTGCTGGATAAGGTATTGGCAGACGCTGCCGCTCCGCCTTCCGGGCAGTTTGCTGAATTTGCTCAGTTCGCTCAGTTTGACTTTATGCGCGATTTCGCCCGCCCGCTGCCGGCGCTGGTGATAGCCAGCATGCTGGGCATCGCCGCCGAGGACCGCAGCGAATTCGTCGCCTGGTCCGACGACATCGCCGCCTTCATCGGCAGCCCGACGCCGACCCTGGAGATTGCCCGCGCCGCCCAGGTCAGCCTGATCGCGATGAACGAATATTTCCGGCAATTGTTGCCGCAACGGCGCGCCGCCCTGGGCGACGACCTGATGAGCCAGCTGATCCGGGCGGAAGCGACGGGCGGCATCATCACTACCAAGGAATTGCTGGCGCAATGCTGCACCTTGCTGTTCGCCGGTCATGAAACTACCCGCAACCTGCTCGGCAACGGCATGCTGGCGCTGCTGCAGCATCCGCAGCAGTGGCAGACGTTGCAGGCCGATCCGGCGCTGCTGCCGTCTGCCTTGAAGGAATTGCTACGTTTCGACAGCCCGGTGCAATACACCGGCCGCCGCCTTAAGGTCGATGTCGAGATGCATGGCCAGCTGATGAAAAAGGGCGACCTGGTGATCCCGCTGATCGGCGCTGCCAACCGCGATCCGGCCAAGTTCAGCGAACCGGACCGGCTCGACATCCGGCGCAACGAAGGCGCGCATCTGTCCTTCGGCTACGGTCCGCATGTCTGTATCGGCGCCACACTGACCTACCTGGAAGCGGAAATCGCCATGCGCAGCGTGATGCAGCGCCTGCCGCAGCTGCGCTTGGCCGGCAGCATGCAGTCGTGGGGCGGCAACGCCGTCTATCGCAGCCTGAACGCCTTGCCTTTGCAATTCGCCCATCCGGCAGCCGCAGCCGGTGCGCCGGTAGTGGAAACTGCAGCGAAAACTGTCGCGGAAGCCGTCCATGCCTGA
- a CDS encoding enoyl-CoA hydratase/isomerase family protein, giving the protein MTYQTLAIQQAGQVATIVLNRPEVRNAFNETMIAEITHAFLELGRSAEVRAIVLAADGPAFCAGGDLNWMKAMADYTPEQNRADAAQLASMLRTIYQCPKPVVARVQGDCYAGGLGLVAACDIVVAVEAAQFCLSEVKIGLIPATISPYVIKSIGESAARRYFITAERFSAETAQRLGLVHEVCTAEKLDDSVNQLLKALLAASPNAVSEAKRLVRAIAGQPLSEILIADTVEEIAKIRASSEGREGVRAFLEKRKPSWLQ; this is encoded by the coding sequence GTGACTTATCAGACTTTAGCAATACAACAGGCGGGGCAGGTCGCCACCATCGTGCTCAACCGGCCGGAAGTGCGCAACGCCTTCAATGAAACCATGATCGCCGAGATCACCCATGCGTTCCTGGAACTGGGCCGCAGCGCCGAGGTAAGGGCCATCGTGCTGGCCGCCGACGGCCCGGCGTTCTGTGCCGGCGGCGACCTCAACTGGATGAAGGCGATGGCGGATTACACGCCGGAGCAGAACCGCGCCGACGCAGCGCAGCTGGCGAGCATGCTGCGCACCATCTATCAATGCCCCAAGCCAGTAGTTGCCCGTGTGCAAGGCGATTGCTATGCCGGCGGCCTCGGACTGGTTGCTGCCTGTGATATCGTGGTGGCGGTCGAAGCGGCGCAGTTTTGCTTGTCAGAAGTGAAAATCGGCCTGATCCCGGCCACCATCTCACCGTATGTCATCAAGTCGATCGGCGAGTCGGCTGCGCGCCGCTACTTTATTACCGCGGAACGCTTCTCAGCCGAGACCGCGCAACGACTCGGCCTGGTGCATGAAGTCTGTACGGCGGAAAAACTCGATGACAGCGTTAACCAGCTGCTCAAGGCCTTGCTGGCGGCAAGCCCGAATGCAGTGAGCGAAGCCAAGCGCCTGGTGCGCGCGATTGCCGGCCAGCCGCTGAGCGAAATCCTGATCGCCGACACCGTCGAAGAGATCGCGAAAATCCGTGCTTCCAGCGAAGGACGGGAGGGCGTGCGCGCCTTCCTGGAGAAGCGTAAACCGTCCTGGCTGCAGTGA
- a CDS encoding DinB family protein, which yields MHSYFETLARYHIWATAKLLGHIDVISEEEYRRDCGLYFASIHGTLNHMLVGERNWYTRIAGENSSIVALDTELESQRAALGRALDQASRRWSAWLATHPQQNYDGNLHYTRASGEPATAPFVAVLGHVFNHATHHRGQVTAALTAMGHACPELDFIYWAIAVQPTEIKQ from the coding sequence ATGCACAGTTACTTTGAAACGCTGGCCCGCTATCACATCTGGGCCACCGCGAAACTGCTTGGACATATCGACGTCATCAGCGAGGAGGAATACCGCCGCGATTGTGGGCTGTATTTCGCTTCGATCCATGGCACGCTTAACCATATGCTGGTTGGCGAACGCAATTGGTATACGCGCATTGCTGGCGAGAACTCGTCCATCGTGGCGCTCGATACGGAACTTGAAAGTCAGCGCGCAGCGCTTGGCCGTGCCTTGGACCAGGCTTCGAGACGCTGGAGCGCCTGGCTGGCTACGCATCCGCAGCAAAATTATGACGGCAATTTACATTACACGCGAGCATCAGGGGAGCCGGCTACGGCACCTTTCGTGGCGGTGCTGGGCCACGTCTTCAATCATGCAACGCATCACAGAGGCCAGGTTACGGCAGCCTTGACTGCGATGGGCCATGCTTGTCCGGAACTCGATTTTATTTATTGGGCTATAGCGGTTCAGCCAACGGAGATCAAACAGTGA
- a CDS encoding YbjQ family protein: protein MIKIKKAGLSLPCIGLLASLLFVSVAQARNTTLMMPIKEVLEQDTVKQAIGPDMTIVFGSATPSEVEFRKQGVVVEGQARPNKIEQWGHSVPLDDASTCQLALGNALQELARQARQSGANAIVGIVSYYKNKIFDSGVEYECHAGMSRAVVTLKANLGKGPGPIALDAGKPGVSRQPIPQPLISPPLEISSVCRFWTTRDAKVIASG, encoded by the coding sequence ATGATAAAAATTAAGAAGGCCGGTTTGAGTTTGCCGTGCATTGGGTTGCTTGCCAGCCTGCTTTTCGTTTCTGTGGCGCAGGCGCGTAATACAACCTTGATGATGCCGATTAAGGAAGTATTGGAGCAAGATACCGTCAAGCAGGCGATTGGACCGGACATGACAATCGTTTTCGGTAGCGCAACGCCATCCGAAGTCGAATTTCGCAAGCAAGGGGTAGTGGTTGAAGGACAAGCACGGCCTAATAAAATCGAACAATGGGGACACAGTGTGCCACTCGACGACGCTAGTACGTGTCAGCTGGCGCTCGGCAACGCACTTCAGGAGCTGGCTCGGCAAGCCAGGCAAAGCGGGGCGAATGCGATAGTCGGCATTGTCAGTTACTACAAGAACAAGATATTCGATAGCGGTGTCGAATATGAATGCCATGCCGGCATGTCGCGTGCAGTGGTTACGTTGAAGGCGAATTTAGGCAAAGGCCCAGGCCCGATCGCTCTCGATGCGGGCAAACCCGGTGTCAGTAGACAACCGATTCCCCAGCCTCTAATTTCGCCGCCGTTGGAGATATCCAGCGTGTGCCGTTTCTGGACGACAAGGGACGCCAAGGTTATCGCATCTGGTTGA
- a CDS encoding alpha/beta hydrolase family protein, translating into MDKSTLSSSQHSASFAACCAALCLCVWFSHVSAQPLAQDLNETVTRLPVTVKNFYGRNVSGDIIVTQFKPAGAGPFPLVIINHGRSATDRSKPPRFRYTQQVRFFTERGYAVFVPTRLGYGDAGVEPDPEESGNCNQNDYGPMAAAASTEVLAVLDYAKLQPYVNPERVLLVGESVGGYVTTAVAARMPPGLVAAINFAGGAGGDPDKHPGVPCQGGKLESMYAEFGKTSKAPMLWVYTENDLFFGPQYSRQWYAAFSKAGGQAEYKLLPPFGKNGHTLFSAGTKVWAPVVEDFLSRVGLQAAPLSK; encoded by the coding sequence ATGGATAAATCTACACTCTCATCGAGCCAGCACAGCGCGTCTTTTGCCGCGTGTTGCGCGGCCTTGTGCCTGTGCGTCTGGTTTAGCCATGTTTCAGCACAGCCGTTGGCGCAGGATTTGAATGAAACGGTCACCAGGCTGCCGGTGACAGTCAAGAATTTCTATGGCCGTAACGTCAGCGGCGACATCATCGTCACGCAATTCAAGCCAGCCGGCGCCGGGCCGTTCCCGCTGGTGATCATCAATCACGGCCGCAGCGCCACCGACCGCTCCAAGCCGCCGCGTTTCCGCTATACACAGCAGGTGCGCTTCTTCACCGAGCGCGGCTACGCCGTATTCGTGCCGACCCGGCTTGGCTATGGCGATGCCGGCGTCGAGCCAGATCCGGAGGAAAGCGGCAACTGCAACCAGAATGACTACGGGCCGATGGCCGCTGCCGCCAGCACGGAAGTGCTGGCGGTGCTGGACTACGCCAAGCTTCAGCCCTACGTCAATCCCGAGCGTGTACTGCTGGTTGGCGAATCGGTTGGCGGCTATGTCACTACAGCGGTGGCCGCCAGGATGCCGCCTGGCCTGGTGGCAGCCATCAATTTTGCCGGCGGCGCCGGCGGCGATCCTGACAAGCATCCTGGCGTGCCTTGCCAGGGCGGCAAGCTGGAGAGCATGTATGCCGAATTCGGCAAGACCAGCAAAGCGCCGATGCTGTGGGTGTACACCGAGAACGACCTGTTTTTCGGGCCGCAATACAGCCGACAGTGGTACGCAGCCTTCAGCAAGGCCGGCGGCCAGGCCGAATATAAACTGCTGCCGCCGTTTGGCAAGAACGGCCATACCCTGTTCTCCGCCGGGACCAAGGTCTGGGCGCCGGTGGTGGAGGATTTTCTTAGCCGCGTTGGATTACAAGCCGCACCGTTGAGCAAATGA
- a CDS encoding carboxyl transferase domain-containing protein: MPQLESKLNPRSEEFQQNASALNLLVDDLRQKVAQIAEGGGEAARSKHVARGKLLPRDRVQMLLDPGTPFMEFSQLAAYHVYKDKDGSDAAPAAGVITGIGRIAGQECVVVCNDATVKGGTYYPLSVKKHLRAQEIAEQNNLPCIYLVDSGGANLPNQDEVFPDRDHFGRIFYNQANLSAKGIPQIAVVMGSCTAGGAYVPAMSDESIIVKNQGTIFLAGPPLVKAATGEVVSAEDLGGGDVHTRLSGVADHLAQNDMHALSLARTIVSNLNRQKPQGPLLRPVVEPKYPAHELYGVIPVDTRKPFDVREVIARVVDGSEFDEFKARYGTTLICGFAHIYGMPVGIIANNGILFSEAALKGTHFIELCSQRKIPLVFLQNITGFMVGRRYENEGIARNGAKMVTAVATTSVPKLTVIIGGSFGAGNYGMCGRAYSPRFLWMWPNARISVMGGEQAAGVLATVKRDGIEGKGGSWSADEEEAFKKPIRDQYEHQGHPYYASARLWDDGVIDPADTRRVLGLGLSAALNAPIADTKFGVFRM; the protein is encoded by the coding sequence ATGCCCCAGTTAGAAAGCAAGCTGAATCCACGCAGCGAAGAATTCCAGCAAAACGCCAGCGCCCTCAACCTGCTGGTCGACGACCTGCGCCAGAAGGTAGCGCAGATCGCCGAAGGCGGCGGTGAAGCGGCGCGCAGCAAACACGTGGCGCGCGGCAAACTGCTGCCGCGTGACCGCGTGCAGATGCTGCTCGATCCGGGCACGCCATTCATGGAGTTTTCCCAGCTCGCGGCTTACCACGTCTACAAGGACAAGGACGGCAGCGATGCGGCGCCGGCCGCCGGTGTGATCACTGGCATCGGCCGTATCGCCGGCCAGGAATGCGTGGTGGTCTGCAATGATGCCACGGTCAAGGGCGGCACCTACTATCCGCTCAGCGTCAAGAAGCACTTGCGGGCGCAGGAAATCGCCGAACAGAACAACCTGCCTTGCATCTACCTGGTCGACAGCGGCGGCGCCAACCTGCCGAACCAGGATGAAGTCTTCCCTGACCGCGACCATTTCGGCCGCATCTTCTACAACCAAGCCAACCTCTCGGCCAAGGGCATTCCACAGATCGCCGTGGTGATGGGTTCGTGCACCGCCGGCGGCGCCTATGTGCCGGCGATGAGCGACGAATCGATCATCGTCAAGAACCAGGGTACGATTTTCCTGGCCGGACCGCCGTTGGTGAAAGCAGCTACCGGCGAAGTCGTCAGCGCCGAAGACCTTGGCGGCGGCGATGTCCACACCCGTCTGTCCGGCGTCGCCGATCATCTGGCGCAAAACGACATGCACGCGCTGTCGCTGGCGCGCACCATCGTTTCCAACCTGAACCGGCAAAAGCCGCAAGGCCCGCTGCTGCGGCCGGTGGTGGAGCCGAAATATCCGGCGCACGAACTGTACGGCGTGATTCCGGTCGACACCCGCAAGCCTTTCGACGTGCGCGAAGTCATCGCGCGCGTGGTCGACGGCAGCGAGTTCGACGAGTTCAAGGCGCGCTACGGCACCACGCTGATCTGCGGCTTCGCCCACATCTACGGCATGCCGGTCGGGATCATCGCCAACAACGGCATCCTGTTTTCCGAAGCCGCGCTGAAGGGCACCCACTTCATCGAACTCTGCTCGCAACGCAAGATCCCGCTGGTATTCCTGCAAAACATCACCGGTTTCATGGTCGGCCGCCGCTACGAAAACGAAGGCATCGCCCGCAACGGCGCCAAGATGGTGACCGCGGTGGCGACCACCTCGGTGCCGAAGCTGACAGTGATTATCGGCGGCAGCTTCGGCGCCGGCAACTATGGCATGTGCGGCCGCGCCTATTCGCCACGCTTCCTGTGGATGTGGCCTAACGCCCGTATTTCAGTCATGGGCGGAGAACAGGCCGCCGGCGTGCTGGCGACCGTCAAGCGCGACGGCATAGAAGGCAAGGGCGGCAGCTGGAGCGCCGATGAGGAAGAGGCATTCAAAAAGCCGATCCGTGACCAGTACGAGCATCAAGGGCATCCGTATTACGCCTCGGCCCGCCTGTGGGACGACGGCGTGATCGATCCGGCCGATACGCGCCGGGTACTGGGGCTGGGTTTGAGCGCCGCTTTGAATGCACCGATCGCCGACACCAAGTTTGGCGTGTTCCGCATGTAA
- a CDS encoding AMP-binding protein — MTQLNSSMARGRQDTPLIEQTIGAFFDGMAAQVPDNDALVSRHQGIRFSYRELQREARRLASAMLALGLQPGDRIGIWSHNNAEWLLTQLATAYAGIILVNINPAYRVSELEYALNNVGCKALISMTSFKTSDYLEMIRTVAPELATSKAGSLQAARVPALKTVIQLGSEAVPGMLRFADLIAGGDAADPKLTAIGAGLRATDPINIQFTSGTTGFPKGATLTHHNILNNGFFIGEAMKLTAADRLCIPVPLYHCFGMVLGNLACLTHGAAIIYPNDGFEPLSVLQAVQEERCTGLHGVPTMFIAELDHPRFAEFDLSTLRTGIMAGSPCPIEVMKRVVRDMHLEQITIAYGMTETSPVSCQSMTDTPLEKRVSTVGTVQPHLQVKIIDPESGTVMPIGSSGELCTHGYSVMHGYWGDADKTREAIDAEGWMHTGDLAVMDAEGYVNIVGRMKDMVIRGGENIYPREIEEFLYRHPAVQDVQVVGVPDPKYGEELCAWIILRPGQSADEQAIRDFCQGQIAYYKVPRYIRFVDAFPMTITGKIQKFKIREAMKNELHLNDVHTA, encoded by the coding sequence ATGACGCAACTGAATTCCAGCATGGCTCGCGGCCGCCAGGATACGCCGCTGATCGAGCAGACCATCGGCGCGTTTTTCGACGGCATGGCGGCGCAGGTTCCAGACAACGACGCGCTGGTGTCGCGCCATCAAGGTATCCGCTTTAGCTACCGTGAACTGCAGCGCGAGGCGCGGCGACTGGCCAGCGCCATGCTCGCGCTCGGCCTGCAGCCGGGCGACCGCATCGGCATCTGGTCGCACAACAATGCCGAATGGCTGCTGACACAGCTGGCCACGGCCTATGCCGGCATTATCCTGGTCAACATCAATCCAGCCTACCGCGTCAGCGAGCTGGAATATGCGCTCAACAATGTCGGCTGCAAGGCATTGATTTCGATGACCAGCTTCAAGACCAGCGATTATCTGGAAATGATACGCACCGTGGCGCCGGAACTGGCGACTTCAAAGGCGGGCAGCTTGCAGGCAGCGCGGGTGCCGGCCTTGAAAACGGTGATCCAGCTTGGCAGCGAAGCCGTGCCTGGCATGCTGCGCTTTGCCGACTTGATTGCCGGTGGCGACGCCGCCGACCCGAAACTGACGGCAATCGGCGCCGGCTTGCGCGCTACCGATCCGATCAATATCCAGTTCACCAGCGGTACTACCGGCTTTCCCAAAGGCGCGACGCTGACCCACCACAATATCCTGAACAATGGTTTTTTCATCGGCGAAGCGATGAAGCTGACCGCAGCTGACCGCCTGTGCATCCCGGTGCCGCTGTATCACTGCTTCGGCATGGTGCTGGGCAACCTGGCTTGCCTGACCCATGGCGCCGCCATCATCTATCCGAATGACGGCTTCGAGCCCTTGTCGGTGCTGCAGGCGGTTCAGGAAGAGCGCTGCACCGGCTTGCACGGCGTGCCGACCATGTTCATCGCCGAACTGGACCATCCGCGCTTTGCGGAGTTCGACCTGTCGACCTTGCGCACCGGGATCATGGCTGGTTCGCCCTGTCCGATCGAAGTGATGAAACGCGTAGTGCGCGACATGCACCTGGAACAGATCACGATTGCCTACGGCATGACCGAAACCAGCCCGGTCAGCTGCCAAAGCATGACCGACACGCCGCTGGAAAAGCGGGTGTCGACAGTCGGCACGGTACAGCCGCATCTGCAGGTAAAAATCATCGATCCGGAATCCGGCACGGTCATGCCGATCGGCAGTTCCGGCGAACTTTGCACGCATGGCTACTCGGTGATGCACGGCTACTGGGGCGACGCCGACAAGACGCGCGAAGCGATCGATGCCGAAGGCTGGATGCACACTGGTGACCTGGCCGTGATGGATGCGGAAGGCTACGTCAATATCGTTGGCCGCATGAAAGACATGGTGATACGCGGCGGCGAGAACATCTATCCGCGCGAGATAGAAGAATTCCTGTATCGCCATCCTGCGGTGCAGGATGTGCAGGTGGTGGGCGTGCCGGATCCGAAGTATGGCGAGGAACTGTGCGCTTGGATCATCCTGCGTCCGGGCCAGAGCGCGGACGAGCAAGCCATACGCGATTTTTGCCAGGGCCAGATCGCCTATTACAAGGTGCCGCGCTATATCCGCTTTGTCGACGCTTTTCCGATGACCATCACCGGCAAGATACAGAAATTCAAGATCCGCGAAGCGATGAAGAACGAGCTGCACCTGAACGACGTCCACACCGCCTGA
- a CDS encoding YchJ family protein, which translates to MTAATIACPCGGGNYAQCCGRYHAGDEVAPTALALMRSRYSAYVMDNGAYLQATWHASTRAAEPIVAEAGLKWLGLDVRRHETEGDSAIVEFVARYKIDGRAHRLHEVSRFVREPDVAGVSRWFYVDGSFPEKGQLFGDRV; encoded by the coding sequence TTGACCGCTGCAACCATAGCCTGCCCTTGCGGCGGCGGCAACTACGCACAATGCTGCGGCCGTTATCACGCGGGCGATGAGGTGGCGCCGACGGCGTTGGCGCTGATGCGCTCGCGCTACAGCGCTTATGTAATGGATAACGGCGCCTATCTGCAGGCGACCTGGCACGCCAGCACCCGAGCGGCTGAGCCGATCGTGGCGGAAGCGGGCTTGAAGTGGCTGGGGCTGGATGTGCGCAGGCATGAGACCGAGGGCGACAGCGCCATCGTCGAATTTGTGGCGCGCTACAAGATCGATGGTCGCGCTCATCGCCTGCACGAGGTGAGCCGTTTTGTGCGTGAGCCTGATGTGGCGGGTGTATCGCGCTGGTTCTATGTTGACGGTAGTTTTCCCGAGAAAGGCCAACTATTTGGGGACAGAGTTTAA
- a CDS encoding 2-hydroxychromene-2-carboxylate isomerase, with protein sequence MAAAIDFYFDFSSPYGYFAATRIDALAAKYKRDVEWHPILLGPVFKTTGSVPLPQVPIKGDYSFHDFERSARFHGIPYNRPSAFPISTQAAARAVLWVRGKQGEDKANKFAKQIYQAYFVDGINIGEPMHLLEVGHRSGVDTNGLMDGINSLPIKNQLKAEVDLAMARGVFGSPFVIVDGEAFWGFDRFDQLEAFMRDGKI encoded by the coding sequence ATGGCTGCAGCAATAGATTTCTACTTCGATTTTTCGTCTCCTTACGGCTACTTCGCCGCCACCCGCATCGATGCGCTGGCGGCCAAGTACAAGCGCGATGTCGAATGGCATCCGATCCTGCTCGGGCCGGTGTTCAAGACCACCGGTTCGGTGCCCTTGCCGCAGGTGCCGATCAAGGGCGATTACTCGTTCCACGATTTCGAGCGCAGCGCGCGTTTCCACGGCATTCCCTACAACCGCCCGAGCGCCTTCCCGATCTCTACCCAGGCTGCGGCGCGTGCCGTGCTATGGGTGCGCGGTAAGCAGGGTGAGGACAAGGCCAATAAATTCGCCAAGCAGATTTACCAGGCTTATTTTGTCGACGGCATCAATATCGGCGAACCGATGCACCTGCTGGAAGTCGGCCACCGCAGCGGCGTCGACACCAATGGCCTGATGGATGGCATCAACAGCCTGCCGATCAAGAACCAGCTGAAAGCCGAAGTCGACCTGGCGATGGCGCGCGGCGTGTTCGGCTCGCCATTCGTGATCGTCGACGGCGAAGCGTTCTGGGGCTTCGACCGTTTCGATCAGCTTGAGGCATTCATGCGGGACGGTAAGATTTGA
- a CDS encoding acetyl-CoA C-acetyltransferase, producing the protein MNDPIVIVGAARTPMGAFQGDFAALTATDLGAVAIKAAVERAGLKPEQVDAVLFGNVLQAGQGQAPARQATIKAGLPVGTNAATISKVCGSAMQATMFGFDSLLAGTNEVVVAGGMESMTNAPYLIPKARGGYRIGHGMIFDHMMLDGLEDAYSKGENGGGRSMGTFGEECAAKYHFSRADQDAFAIASVQRAQAATADGSFKWEIAPVTVTSRAGEVVIDKDEGPQKAKVDKIPSLRAAFKKDGTITAASSSSINDGAAALVLMRESTAKKLGCTPIARILGHASHSQEPEWFTTAPVGAIEKLYKKVGWKHSDVDLYEVNEAFAVVPMAAMKEHDIPHDKINVHGGACALGHPIGASGARIIVTLLGALKAKGLKRGVASLCIGGGEGTAIAVELV; encoded by the coding sequence ATGAATGACCCAATCGTTATCGTCGGTGCAGCACGTACTCCAATGGGTGCGTTTCAGGGTGATTTTGCGGCGTTGACCGCCACTGATCTGGGTGCTGTGGCGATCAAGGCCGCGGTGGAGCGCGCCGGTCTGAAGCCGGAACAAGTCGACGCCGTGTTGTTCGGCAATGTGCTGCAAGCGGGCCAGGGCCAGGCGCCGGCGCGCCAGGCCACCATCAAGGCCGGCCTGCCGGTCGGCACCAACGCTGCCACCATCTCCAAGGTATGCGGTTCGGCTATGCAAGCCACCATGTTCGGTTTCGACTCCCTGCTGGCAGGCACTAACGAAGTGGTGGTCGCCGGCGGCATGGAATCGATGACCAATGCCCCTTACCTGATCCCGAAAGCGCGCGGCGGCTACCGTATCGGCCACGGCATGATTTTCGACCACATGATGCTGGACGGCCTGGAAGATGCTTATTCCAAGGGCGAAAACGGCGGCGGCCGTTCGATGGGCACTTTCGGCGAAGAATGCGCCGCTAAATACCATTTCAGCCGCGCCGACCAGGACGCCTTTGCCATCGCTTCGGTGCAGCGCGCGCAGGCCGCTACCGCCGACGGTTCCTTCAAATGGGAAATCGCGCCGGTCACCGTCACCAGCCGTGCCGGCGAAGTGGTGATCGACAAGGATGAAGGTCCGCAAAAAGCCAAGGTCGACAAGATCCCGTCGCTGCGGGCGGCGTTCAAGAAGGACGGTACCATCACTGCCGCTTCGTCATCCTCGATCAACGACGGCGCCGCGGCGTTGGTGCTGATGCGCGAATCGACCGCCAAGAAACTCGGCTGCACGCCGATTGCTCGCATCCTCGGTCACGCCAGCCATTCGCAAGAACCGGAATGGTTCACCACCGCACCGGTCGGTGCGATTGAAAAGCTGTACAAGAAAGTCGGCTGGAAGCACAGCGACGTCGATCTGTATGAAGTCAATGAAGCGTTCGCCGTGGTGCCGATGGCCGCCATGAAAGAGCACGACATCCCGCACGACAAGATCAACGTCCACGGCGGCGCCTGTGCGCTGGGCCATCCTATCGGCGCTTCCGGTGCGCGCATCATCGTCACGCTGCTGGGCGCGCTGAAGGCCAAGGGCCTCAAGCGCGGCGTTGCTTCGCTGTGCATCGGCGGCGGCGAAGGCACGGCAATTGCGGTTGAACTGGTCTGA